Within the Laspinema palackyanum D2c genome, the region TTTTAAGGTCTGGTCGTTATCGGTGAGCAGGACCAGGGAACCCGCTTTAGCATCAAGGGCGGCAATCCCTTGATTTACCACCACTTCAGCAACTTGGGCGGGGGTGAGTGCCTCGGACAGAGCAGCGGTGACCGCTTGTAAGCGCGCAGTCCGCATGGCCGCTTGTTCTGCCATCTGCCTTGCTTGTTGCGCTTGTTCGTAGAGTCGGGCATTATCTACAGCGAGGGCGGCGCGACGGGCCAGTTCTTCAGCCATGTTCAGATCCGAGCGATCGTAACGGCGACCCGATTCAGCCGCGACAAAGGAAATGGTTCCCAAGGACCTCCCTCGGGCGATCATGGGGACAATCATCACCGAACTAAACCCCACTTCTCGGAGAATCTGCAAATGTTCTTCATCCTGGGCCGCCTCTAAGAGCAACTGTTCAGGAATATAGGGATAGAACTCCGATACCCCAGTCCGCAGGACTTGCGGCGAACCCCTGGGTGCTTCAGGATCCACGGGATACTTGTAGTGGAGTTCTTTAGCCCATGCCACTTTTTCAGGATTGACATGAGCAGTGATGGGAGGTTGGAGTCTGCCGTTTTCTTCCACCACCGAGACAGTACACCAGTCGGCGAGGTGAGGTACCGTCAGGTCCGCTACAGTAGCTAAGGTGGTTTGATAATCTAGGGAACTGGAGAGGATGGTACTCGCCTCGGAGAGGTACTGTTGGGCGTTTTCTGTGCGCTTGCGATCGCTCTGGTCAAGGGCAAAAAATACCCCCTCCTCGGTGGTATCCTCAAACAGAGCTCCCCCACTAATGGAAGGAACCCGACTCCCATCTTTGCGAATGAATTCTTTTTCGTAGGGAGCGCAAAATCCTTGAGCTAAGGCTTCTTCTCTCGCCTCGAAATCGGCCTGATGATACTCTTGCGGCGTGATTTCCTTCCAAGAGAGTCCTTGGGTTTCAAATTCTTCTCGGGTATAGCCTAACATCTCCAACATGGCATCATTGGCTGCGGTGATCTGGCCTTCGCCATCCCAAAAACCCATTCCAATCATGTTGGACTCAAAGACTCGACGAAACCGCGATTCAGTTTTCTGAAAGGCTTGTTCGACTCGTTTATAATCGGTGATGTCCCGAGAAATACTCAGGACAAACTCAACTGAACCTTCTGCTGTTAATTCTGGAAAGACCTTAGTTTGAAAAAACCGCATTCCATTGGATCCTAGAAAGTGGTATTCAAACAAGCATTCACATCCCGTCGCAAAGGTTTGACGCAACTGCTGTTGATACAGGCGGGCGATCGCTTCTGGCATCCCTAATTCTACATGGGTTTTACCGAGAATGGCTTCAGCAGGGATCCCTATAGCTTTTTCCATAGCTTGGTTAATATAAACGTGGCGAAGGTGGCGATCAAAACGGGCGATTCCATCAGGGGCATGGTCCGCCAGGGATTTGAACTGTTGCTCTTGACGGTGGAGTTCTTCTTCCATAGTTTTGCGATCGCTGAGGTCTTGAACGCTAATAGCGTGATAGAGGATTGGAACTGTTCGGTGTCTGATCGCAGTTGCGTTGATCAGAATGGGCAAAATTGTATCATCTTTCCGATTATCCAAGAACTCCAAGGTTTGCATCTAGGCGATCGCTCCTCCTGGGAATCCCTGCGGCTAAATCGGACCTATTTTCTAAGAATAATACATCTCTAATCAGTTTGCCGGTTAATTCTTCAAGAGTATAGCCCTGCCTCTCGCCCAAGACTATCCCATCCGGCAACGATGTGGAGTTCTTCATGGCTTTGGACTATTCCCCACCCAGAGTGTTTAACCCGTTCCATCCATTTTTGAGTTCTCTCCTCTTATAGACTGGTGGCAGAATGGTCTTAAGCCTCTCATGAATCAAACCTTCATTCCGCTACCGTCCGCCTTAATTAGGGGAACGGAAAGGGGATCAAACCTCCATTCCTTTACCTAACCCCTTAATCAGGGGGACGGAAGGGGAATCTGACGCCCGGTTGAGAGGGTCTGTTCAAAAGTTGGCAAGGGATCTAATGCTTTCCTTTCCGTTTTATGGGTTAGGATGGCTAGTCTTCCTAACCACTCTGTGCGATCGCTCTTCCCCCGATTTCAATCGGCTTATAGCCATCAACTCTGGAGACCCGTTCAGTGATACCTGGCCCGCCCTCCGGCTCATCACGAGAAACACTGCTGCTACAGAGGGAACTACAAGAAAACTCGGGCAAGCAGAAGCATTAATCTCATGGTTCAGGGGATTCAAAACCATAAAATCTTCTATCTTCTATGAGAGATCGCCGCACCCTCCCAATCACAGGTCAATTGGCTTTGGCAATTCACCAAAGACCGCTAATACACCCCATTTTTTATAAAACTCTTTAAAGAGAAGACTGGATTTTAATTGGTTTAATCTACAAGATTTTAATTTTTTTGTCAACTCTTTTCAAGAAAATTCAGTGGATTCGCTGAGGTTCCCCGTAAGGGTTCAATTCAAAAAGAATAAATGGGCCTTTATATACCATATTCTTCGTTTAATATCTGCATCAGATTAAACGAAAAATTGATCAG harbors:
- a CDS encoding hybrid sensor histidine kinase/response regulator, which translates into the protein MQTLEFLDNRKDDTILPILINATAIRHRTVPILYHAISVQDLSDRKTMEEELHRQEQQFKSLADHAPDGIARFDRHLRHVYINQAMEKAIGIPAEAILGKTHVELGMPEAIARLYQQQLRQTFATGCECLFEYHFLGSNGMRFFQTKVFPELTAEGSVEFVLSISRDITDYKRVEQAFQKTESRFRRVFESNMIGMGFWDGEGQITAANDAMLEMLGYTREEFETQGLSWKEITPQEYHQADFEAREEALAQGFCAPYEKEFIRKDGSRVPSISGGALFEDTTEEGVFFALDQSDRKRTENAQQYLSEASTILSSSLDYQTTLATVADLTVPHLADWCTVSVVEENGRLQPPITAHVNPEKVAWAKELHYKYPVDPEAPRGSPQVLRTGVSEFYPYIPEQLLLEAAQDEEHLQILREVGFSSVMIVPMIARGRSLGTISFVAAESGRRYDRSDLNMAEELARRAALAVDNARLYEQAQQARQMAEQAAMRTARLQAVTAALSEALTPAQVAEVVVNQGIAALDAKAGSLVLLTDNDQTLKIVGAIGYPQEVLDQWQNIPVNAPVPLAECVRIGEPIFLENLTDLTLRYPHLAQLPRKTNNQALASIPLILQGQTIGAMGLSFTEAREFSPEDRAFMVALGQQCAQAIARAQLYEAEQSARAQAETANRLRDEFIAVLSHELRSPLNPILGWTKLLQMRKFDEAKTLQALEIIERNAKLQSRLIEDLLDISRILRGKLTLEMFPVHLEKIMESALETVRLVAEAKGIQITKFVPMETVEVLGDPNRLQQVVWNLLSNAVKFTPEGGQVTLRLQSTGNLAQIEVSDTGQGIAQEFLPYVFEYFRQADSKTTRSFGGLGLGLAIVHNLVELHGGSVEANSCGEGQGATFTVTLPLRSLGSPLQEESILPESELSLAGIGLVVVDDDPDTLEFLEFVLQDYGANVRAVNSAQQAIAAIETSIPDLLLSDIGMPQMDGYMLIRELRQWEPQRGGSIPAIALTAYAGERNRQQILEAGFQQHLSKPIQPAELVQAIAFWVEQHQHSD